The Tripterygium wilfordii isolate XIE 37 chromosome 17, ASM1340144v1, whole genome shotgun sequence genome has a window encoding:
- the LOC119982477 gene encoding AT-hook motif nuclear-localized protein 22-like, translating to MDPVTAHGRPLPPPFHARDLHLHSHHQFQHQNSQDDQIGNGSLNRSQKRDREDIAATTSNTSIFDQAKELVPSGSGGSGVEGAGGEITRRPRGRPAGSKNKPKPPIIITTDSANALRSHLMEITNGCDVMESVSTFARRRQRGVCILSGNGTVNNVTLRQPASPGAVVTLHGRFEILSLSGSFLPPPAPPGASGLTIYLAGGQGQVVGGSVVGPLMASGPVVVMAASFGNAAYERLPLEEDERSEVQIPGSSGPLGSPGIGEQQQQQQLLQDPNSGSLLHGLPPNLLNSVQLPSEAYWGGTGRPPY from the coding sequence CTTCCACCTCCTTTCCATGCCAGAGATCTACATCTACACTCTCACCACCAATTCCAACACCAAAATTCCCAAGACGACCAAATTGGCAATGGTAGCTTAAACCGCAGCCAGAAAAGAGATCGCGAAGACATCGCCGCCACCACCAGCAACACAAGCATCTTTGATCAAGCCAAAGAATTAGTCCCTTCAGGGAGCGGCGGCAGCGGGGTGGAAGGAGCTGGAGGAGAAATTACTCGAAGACCAAGAGGCAGGCCGGCCGGgtccaagaacaaaccaaaaCCACCAATCATAATCACAACAGATAGCGCCAACGCCCTACGTTCTCACCTCATGGAGATCACCAACGGATGCGATGTAATGGAGAGTGTCTCAACTTTCGCCAGGCGGAGACAGAGAGGGGTTTGTATTTTGAGTGGCAATGGAACTGTCAATAATGTCACATTAAGACAACCGGCGTCACCTGGTGCTGTTGTGACTCTACATGGTAGATTTGAGATTCTGTCACTTTCTGGATCCTTCTTGCCTCCTCCAGCTCCACCGGGTGCGTCCGGATTGACAATTTATTTGGCCGGTGGGCAAGGTCAGGTTGTGGGAGGGAGTGTGGTTGGGCCGTTAATGGCGTCCGGCCCTGTGGTTGTTATGGCGGCTTCGTTTGGTAATGCCGCCTATGAGAGGCTTCCGCTGGAGGAAGATGAGAGGTCAGAGGTGCAGATTCCGGGGAGTAGTGGGCCCTTAGGGTCTCCGGGAATCGGGgaacaacagcagcaacaacaactaTTACAAGATCCGAATAGTGGTTCTTTACTTCATGGGTTGCCACCAAATCTTCTAAATTCCGTGCAATTGCCGTCTGAGGCTTATTGGGGAGGCACAGGTCGTCCTCCTTATTAA